The nucleotide sequence GCCGACGGGTCCTAAAGCGCCTACCATTGATATGGGTTGTTTATCGAGTTGTGCTGCAAAAGACAGTTTGATCGGCCGGTCCAGGGAGACATCTTTTAAATTTAAATTAACGGCTGTTATTTCCTTGCGGCTCTGGGTTGAGTGGTCAATCCAGATGATCGAACCATTTTTCAATAAAAACTCACCAACGGTCAGGTCTTTGATGGGCAGACCGGCGCTCGACGGTTCGGGTTCTTTTTTCTTTTCGGTTGTTGTTTTATCCTTGGTCCCCTCCATCTGAGCCCAGTTACCGCGCCCGTCCTTGTTTTTCACTAAGGTAATGAAAGGTTCGTTTAAGACAAAGCGCTTGACTTGAATGTCTTTGGACAGCAGAGGCAACAGCTTGACCCTGACCTCAAAGGACTTGACCGAAACAAACTCTTTTTCAGCAAATCCGGCCAAATTTCCCAGTTTGGCCTCGGAAAAAGAGACACCGGCCCACGGAAAAAGCGACAGGCTCAGATCATCTCCCATGCTAAACGGCCTGCCGGTCTTCTCGGCGACAAGCTTTTCTATTTCGGGTTTATAGTCCTTAATGTCGATAAAAGCCGGCGCTATTAGTAACGTGGCAACAACCAGCACAACCAGCCCGACACATATGATCAATCCCCACTTGATCGCTTTGTTCATTATCTTCCTCCTTAGATTATACGCAACAATTCATTTTTGTGTAAATCTACTCACCGTATGTGGCGGTGTCAACAAAAGGGGTCTAAGAAGAAGTCAGACGTGCCCATCCTAATCTTCTTTCTGCGATGGTTCACTCTTCCCGGGGCGCCTTCACCCTATTAACTTTTCATTTATTGTGCCAATTGTTCTGAAAACGGCATGAATGCGTTAACACTTTAAGATATTTCTTAATTTCAATAGGGCGGATAGCCGAAAGGTGCGCCTTCCGATGCCGAAAAAGGGGTAAATCCCCAAAGTCTGGGGCATTTAACTGGGTGGCAGCTCTATTTCCGATGGAATCGCCCCGTTAGCATCATTCCGGCGGCAGGCGAGAACTACCCCTTTAAGGGCCGCCGCCCATGGTTGGTGCCCACTGCATAAGGCATTCGGCAAGATCGCTTTTTAACCGAAAAATGAGGTATTGTTGCCGGATCTGTTGACTTTTTTTACTTTTGTCATCAATATAGCATTTTTGTAAAACAAAGGCCCTTTTGCGACTTCGGTCAATGATAATTTGGGAGGTTGAGGAATCTAAATAATGAAGCAGCGTAATTATTTAATGGAAAGTGCTGAAGAATCTGTTCGTCTTGATATGAAAACAGATCCTGTGGCGGTTGAAAAACAAGCGCTCTGGGCGGGTATCAAACCGGGGATGCGCGTTGCTGATTTGGGCTGCGGGTCAGGGAAAACCACTTTTTACCTGAACAAGCTCGTAGAACCGAATGGTTCAGCTGTTGGGGTGGACCTGTCGCCGCAGAGACTGCAATATGCCAAAGACCATTATGCCCATGAAACCATTGAGTATATATGTACCGATATACGCCAACCGCTGGCTGATCTGGGGATGTTCGATTTTGTCTGGGTACGGTTTGTGCTTGAATACTATCGTCAGGAAAGCCCGGATATTGTCAAAAATATCTCAAAGATTTTAAAACCGGGCGGAATTCTATGCCTGATCGATCTGGACTGCAACTGTATGCGGTATTTCGGTCACACCAGTCGACTGGAAAAGTATTTAAATGCCATTATGGATATTATCCAAAATGAGTTTAACTTCGATCCGTATGCCGGAATTAAATTGTATTCATACCTTTATGACACAGGCTACCGGGATATTGACGTTAAGGTCACACCCCATAACCTCATTTTCGGTGAATTAAAAGACGTCGATAATTTTAACTTTACCAAAAAAGTGGAAACCATTGGGAAGCATTCGGGGATTGAGTTTGATGCCTATGAAGATGGTTTCGACGGCTTTTTTAAAGAATTTGTCGAATTTTTCAGTGATTTCAGAAGATTTACCTACACCCCCCTTATTTCCTGCTGCGGGCGTAAGCCTGTTTCCTGAGATTGATCCTAAAAGAATCGCAGCAGCCGATTGATATACTTGAAATACTGATCCGAGAACTGCAGGCTGAATGCCCATAAATTATAGTGCTTTTCGTAGGCAATGCCCTTTTCATCGGCATAGGCGGCAGGATATAAAAGTGCGGGCATGTCTGATTTTTCAAATTTTATGGCCAGGGTGTCGAGGGTGGTGTTTAAGATTTTTGGCGAAAATGCTTTCGAGTCGATAACAAAAACTTTGATGCAATTGGTTAAATCAGACAGATTGAGGCCAAGGTTGGTTAAATTCACCATAACCACCGCTTTTAACTGCTCTTGCTGCCGCACTGCGAAGAGGTGACGGTTGCGATTTAAGCCCATACGATTGTATTCTTTAGAAAGTGCATCAATGTTAAGGCAGTCGGGTTTCAAATCGGTGGCATCCAGCATCAGCCCTCCGGATACGTGCTGGTAAAAATTTTCCAACTCCAAAAGATCCATCTCTGATATCTCATCAAGCTGCCATGTTTCCGGCAGATGTGCCTTGCGGGCTAGATCGTGCCGATGATGATAGTAGGCGAAGGCATCTATTGAGCATCCTTGAGGATCATGAATTGACTGGGCAGCTCCCCCAAAGACTCGGCTCGGAAATTTATTTTCAGGGCGGTAATAACAAATCAAATAGTCCATGTTCAGCGAATTGAGTCGGTGGGAATTGTTGCCCATGCGGCCAATTTGGTCGAGGACGATCAACCCGGCTTTGTTGAGAGCTGATTTGCGGGCGGCATGATGGTGAATTAACCAG is from Desulfobacterales bacterium and encodes:
- a CDS encoding methyltransferase domain-containing protein, translating into MKQRNYLMESAEESVRLDMKTDPVAVEKQALWAGIKPGMRVADLGCGSGKTTFYLNKLVEPNGSAVGVDLSPQRLQYAKDHYAHETIEYICTDIRQPLADLGMFDFVWVRFVLEYYRQESPDIVKNISKILKPGGILCLIDLDCNCMRYFGHTSRLEKYLNAIMDIIQNEFNFDPYAGIKLYSYLYDTGYRDIDVKVTPHNLIFGELKDVDNFNFTKKVETIGKHSGIEFDAYEDGFDGFFKEFVEFFSDFRRFTYTPLISCCGRKPVS